A stretch of Chanodichthys erythropterus isolate Z2021 chromosome 20, ASM2448905v1, whole genome shotgun sequence DNA encodes these proteins:
- the LOC137008764 gene encoding NUAK family SNF1-like kinase 1 — MERQRFTERSASANVAFTLTLEERAELQTSSGVKKHHHKHSLKRRYEVLETLGKGTYGKVKRAVARQCGKTVAIKSIRKDRLRDDLDRAHIQREIEITASLTHPNIIRLYEVFESRERIVMVMEYASGGELYEYIQQKQRLTEEEARHFFRQITSAVHYCHKNGVVHRDLKLENILLDKDLNVKLADFGLSNRYMRGRCLDTFCGSPLYASPEIVNGLPYHGPEVDCWSLGVLLYALVYGSMPFDGTSYSILKEQIRRGRYKTPDISSGAYSLIGWMLRVKVEDRATVVDIANHWWLNLNCPNFSDTSFSGVTESKPRASTLPRKKHKERTFSSNSSSILLSPLEPSSHNQSMKLPKKGMLKELYNQVEYTCLSEHTDRSGSAGDSKADPSEDVERIATDIGRKKKGILKCNGKFSGVSPITSAPTWSHSFSKTSQEGDGGGQQEMEFEIKISLWKTHKSTGLQFPKNRYFDHAH; from the exons ATGGAGCGACAGCGGTTCACTGAGCGCAGCGCGAGCGCTAACGTGGCCTTCACACTGACACTGGAGGAGCGAGCAGAGCTCCAGACTTCATCAGGAGTGAAGAAACACCACCATAAACACAGCCTCAAGCGCCGTTATGAAGTGCTGGAGACGCTGGGCAAGGGCACGTATGGCAAAGTCAAGCGCGCGGTGGCGAGACAGTGTGGAAAGACG GTGGCTATTAAATCCATTAGAAAGGACAGATTAAGGGATGACCTGGATAGGGCTCACATCCAGAGAGAAATTGAAATCACCGCCTCTCTTACGCACCCAAATATCATCCGTCTATATGAGG TGTTTGAGAGCAGAGAGAGGATCGTGATGGTGATGGAGTATGCGAGTGGAGGAGAGCTTTATGAGTACATTCAACAGAAGCAGAGACTGACAGAAGAAGAGGCCAGACACTTCTTCAGGCAGATCACTTCTGCTGTGCATTACTGCCATAAA AATGGTGTGGTTCATCGTGACCTCAAACTGGAAAATATACTTCTGGACAAGGACTTAAATGTGAAG TTAGCTGACTTTGGCTTGTCCAACCGCTACATGAGAGGCCGATGTCTGGACACTTTTTGCGGGAGCCCCCTATATGCTTCACCAGAGATTGTCAACGGACTTCCATACCACGGTCCTGAG GTGGACTGTTGGTCTCTTGGTGTGCTGCTATATGCTCTGGTTTATGGCTCCATGCCTTTTGATGGCACAAGTTACAGCATCCTTAAAGAGCAGATCCGCCGGGGACGATACAAGACCCCTGATATCTCATCAG GGGCCTATTCATTGATTGGATGGATGCTCAGAGTAAAAGTAGAGGACAGAGCCACTGTGGTAGACATCGCTAACCATTGGTGGCTAAACCTAAACTGTCCCAACTTTTCAGATACTTCATTCTCAGGAGTTACAGAGAGTAAACCACGTGCCTCTACCCTACCGAGAAAGAAACATAAGGAAAGAACTTTCAGCTCAAACAGCAGCTCTATTCTGCTGTCACCTCTTGAACCTTCTTCCCACAACCAGTCCATGAAACTGCCAAAGAAGGGCATGCTGAAGGAGCTCTACAATCAGGTTGAATACACATGTCTCTCTGAGCACACAGACAGGTCTGGGTCTGCTGGAGACAGTAAGGCAGACCCTAGCGAAGATGTGGAAAGAATTGCGACAGATATCGGGAGGAAGAAGAAGGGCATTCTTAAGTGTAACGGAAAGTTCTCCGGTGTTTCTCCAATCACATCGGCTCCTACATGGTCGCACAGTTTCAGCAAAACTAGCCAAGAGGGTGATGGAGGTGGACAGCAGGAGATGGAGTTTGAGATCAAGATCTCTCTTTGGAAAACACACAAGTCTACAGGCCTACAGTTTCCCAAGAACAGATATTTTGATCATGCTCACTGA